From a single Raphanus sativus cultivar WK10039 chromosome 3, ASM80110v3, whole genome shotgun sequence genomic region:
- the LOC130509320 gene encoding subtilisin-like protease SBT4.11 translates to MLCSYLVLLINLAAWSMNASQADYASTEFAYGSGHVDPIAATNPGLVYDITKADYMAFLCGMNYNATTVRLISGEAVTCSEKILPRDLNYPSMSAKLSGSDISFTVTFNRTVTNVGGSNSTYKSKVVLTHGAKLNVVVSPRVLYMKSVNEKQFFTVTVSGRGLDPNMPSSASLIWSDGTHSVRSPIVIYAGIFRSLSP, encoded by the coding sequence ATGCTCTGTTCTTATTTAGTTCTCTTAATCAATCTCGCAGCTTGGTCGATGAATGCTTCACAAGCTGATTATGCATCAACCGAGTTTGCTTATGGATCTGGCCATGTAGATCCAATAGCTGCTACTAATCCAGGACTCGTTTATGATATAACCAAAGCAGACTACATGGCGTTCCTCTGTGGCATGAACTACAATGCGACTACCGTGAGACTCATCTCCGGGGAAGCCGTCACTTGCTCTGAAAAGATCTTACCTAGAGATCTCAACTATCCATCAATGTCGGCTAAATTATCGGGATCTGATATCTCTTTCACCGTCACTTTCAATAGAACCGTCACTAACGTCGGTGGCTCCAACTCTACTTACAAATCAAAAGTTGTCTTAACTCACGGAGCCAAGCTAAACGTCGTGGTGTCGCCTCGTGTTCTATATATGAAGTCTGTGAATGAAAAGCAGTTTTTCACGGTGACTGTTTCTGGCCGGGGTCTTGACCCAAATATGCCTTCGTCTGCAAGTCTAATCTGGTCTGATGGGACTCATAGTGTAAGAAGCCCAATTGTTATTTATGCTGGTATCTTCCGATCATTATCACCGTAG
- the LOC130509599 gene encoding uncharacterized protein LOC130509599 isoform X2 has protein sequence MEGKGRIASSTSSSLTTELFGSRDPSPPSSSSGIFSSIFPHPSKGVTRDGQSSKHGSQAQRRESSNVQDRVEPCNLSSSLYYGGQDVYPRSTTNQSYPTVKNEGPRSQENDANGQNSQDVSRGNWWQGSLYY, from the exons ATGGAAGGTAAAGGACGAATTGCAtcatcaacttcttcttctttaaccaCCGAACTCTTCGGCTCCAGAGATCCGTCGCCgccatcttcttcctctggaATCTTCTCCTCCATTTTCCCTCATCCCTCCAAG GGCGTTACAAGAGATGGTCAAAGCTCCAAACATGGCTCACAAG CTCAACGTAGAGAATCTTCAAATGTACAAGACAGAGTTGAGCCATGCAATCTAAGCTCTTCTCTTTACTACGGTGGTCAAGACGTATACCCTCGATCCACCACCAACCAAAGTTACCCTACA GTTAAAAACGAGGGTCCAAGAAGCCAGGAAAACGATGCTAATGGACAGAACTCACAAGATGTTTCAAGAGGGAACTGGTGGCAAGGTTCTCTTTATTACTAA
- the LOC130509599 gene encoding uncharacterized protein LOC130509599 isoform X1 codes for MEGKGRIASSTSSSLTTELFGSRDPSPPSSSSGIFSSIFPHPSKGVTRDGQSSKHGSQAQRRESSNVQDRVEPCNLSSSLYYGGQDVYPRSTTNQSYPTVKNEGPRSQENDANGQNSQDVSRGNWWQELVNLRRW; via the exons ATGGAAGGTAAAGGACGAATTGCAtcatcaacttcttcttctttaaccaCCGAACTCTTCGGCTCCAGAGATCCGTCGCCgccatcttcttcctctggaATCTTCTCCTCCATTTTCCCTCATCCCTCCAAG GGCGTTACAAGAGATGGTCAAAGCTCCAAACATGGCTCACAAG CTCAACGTAGAGAATCTTCAAATGTACAAGACAGAGTTGAGCCATGCAATCTAAGCTCTTCTCTTTACTACGGTGGTCAAGACGTATACCCTCGATCCACCACCAACCAAAGTTACCCTACA GTTAAAAACGAGGGTCCAAGAAGCCAGGAAAACGATGCTAATGGACAGAACTCACAAGATGTTTCAAGAGGGAACTGGTGGCAAG AACTTGTGAATCTGAGAAGATGGTGA